Proteins from one Mycolicibacter virginiensis genomic window:
- a CDS encoding MaoC family dehydratase has protein sequence MADNEGKTVEQRGLWFEEYEIGTTYLHRPGRTITEADNVLFTTLTMNTQSLHLDAAWAAQQPGFRGERLVNSMFTLSTLVGLSVAQLTLGTIVANLGFSEVSFPKPVFHGDTLYAETVCTDKRESKSRPGEGIVTLEHVGRNQNGDTVARAVRTTLVRKRPVEDGR, from the coding sequence GTGGCCGACAACGAGGGGAAGACCGTCGAGCAGCGCGGACTGTGGTTCGAGGAATACGAGATCGGCACCACCTACCTGCACCGGCCCGGACGAACCATCACCGAAGCCGACAACGTGCTGTTCACCACGCTGACCATGAACACCCAGTCGCTGCACCTGGATGCGGCGTGGGCGGCCCAGCAACCGGGTTTCCGCGGTGAGCGCCTGGTGAATTCGATGTTCACCCTCTCCACGCTGGTCGGCCTGTCGGTGGCACAGCTGACGCTGGGCACCATCGTGGCCAACCTGGGCTTCTCGGAGGTGTCGTTCCCCAAGCCGGTATTTCACGGCGACACGCTCTACGCCGAGACGGTCTGCACCGACAAGCGGGAGTCCAAGAGCCGTCCCGGCGAGGGCATCGTGACGTTGGAGCACGTCGGACGTAACCAGAACGGCGACACCGTTGCCCGCGCGGTACGGACCACGCTGGTGCGCA